DNA from Brevibacterium sp. 'Marine':
CGCCGAAGATCTGCTGCAGCGGGATCGATTCGTCCTGCCACGGGGTGAGGATCCATGCGACGAGATAGGCGCCGATACCGAGCACGGGCAGCAGGAACGAGGCGAGGACGATGAGTCGCATGATCCAGACGTTGATGCCGGTCACCTCGGCGAGGCCTCCGGCGATACCGCTGAGGATGCGGTCGGGACCGCGACGGAAACCGAGTTTGCGGATGGAGTCGAAGAGTGAGTTCATGTCTTCGACTCTACGGATCCGCCGTCACCGCGGCACTGGTGTTGGCCGTCGAGGCCGATTGAGGAAAACCGGAATCTGCGCCGATCCAGTAACGCCGTTTGGGTGGTCCGTCACCGTTCTCGCGCACGTCCTCGAGGACTCCCCCGCACTGCTCGATCACACTCGCCGAGGCGGTGTTCGTCTCATCGCACGTGACGAGCACGCTCTCGACACCGGCCGAGCGCAGTCGTTCGATCGAAAGTGACAGGATCTGCCGGGCGTATCCTCGGCGACGGAATTCAGGAGCGACCGCATACCCGACGTGACCACCCAGGGTGAACAGAAAATCGTTGAGTTCGTACCGGATGGAGGTGCGACCGACGGGTCGGCCGTCCACCTCGGCGACAAGGAACTCCGCACGCACTCGCCCCGGCGGGAGGTCGATTCCTTTCGCCTCGCGCTCGTGAGTGGCGATGATATCGGCCCACGTTCCCTCTGCCTGGAGGAATTCGAAATCGTCGGCACGCAGCTGCTCATGGAACGTGCGCAGCTCCGCTTCATCGGTGGGCAGCAATGGACGCAAGCTCAGGATTTCGGTCATTGTGTTCCTTCGAAGGTCGGTTCCTCACGCCGGGCGAAGTCCGGGGCGTGTTCGGCAGTGATGCCGACGCCGAGGATGCGCGCCGGTATGCGGGTGAGCGCGGGGAATGTCGTCAGCAGCCATTCCACCGGTGCAGGTGGGCGAATGGGCCGGTGCCCGTGGACAGCGGGTTCGACCATCCGGTGGATTCCTGACTGCAGGAGTTCGACGGCCCGCGTGGTCGGGAGTCGTCTCAGCTGCAGGCGCCGCAGCTCTGCGGTCCGCACCGACCCGGCACGCAGCGGTTCGGCCAGTGTCCGGGCGACGGCGATTCCGTCCTGCACCGCGAGGTTGACCCCGACCCCACCGAGCGGGCTCATCGCGTGTGCGGAATCGCCGATGCACAGCAGACCGTCGGTGAACCACCGTTTGGCCTCATTGCGGCGAACATCGAGAAGCTTCACATCGTCGAATTCGACCTGACCGACATCCGCCGCGAGCTGCGGGTAGGTCTCCGCGACGGCGTCACGCAGCGCTCCGATGCCTTCGGCACGCAGGCGCTCGTCCGCACCCTTCGGAATGAGTCGGGCGATCTGCACGTGTCCGTCGCGCGGGATTGCGACGAACACCTTGCCGTTCCCGCCTCGTGGGGCCACGGAATCGGGCAGGACCGCCTCGGTGTCGATGCGGAACCACCACACATCGATCGTCGACGACAGCTGCCTCACGGACAGACCCGCCTCGGCGCGGGCCTGCGACCACCGGCCGTCGGCGGCGATGACGAGCGGTGCACGGAATTCGACGGTGGCCGGGGTGGAAGCATCGAAAGCGCTGTCGGTTCGTTCCCCGGCGTGGACGTCGGTGTCTTCTGGCGGTGGGGCCGCCTCGGTGACGCTGGGCGCGGTCGACGCGGCCGGGACGGCGACGGTCGAATTCCGGGCACGGAGACCGACCACTCGATCGTCATCCCGGATCAACGAGGTGGCCTCGACCCCCATCCGCAGGTCGAAGTTCGGCTCGTCCTCCCCCGCCTTCGCAAGCAGGTTGAGGAAGTCCCACTGGGGTGCGATCGTCATGAACGGGTGTGGCAGGTCGAGGCGGGTGAAGTCGGCGAGCAGGACGTCCTCGCCGCCTCGCCCGGTCAGGGTCACGCCTTCGACGCGGCGATGGGCGATGCGGGCGAATTCGTGGTAGAGCCCGAGTTCGTCGAGCAGGCGCAGGGTCGACGGGTGGATGGTGTCGCCGCGGAAATCGCGGAAGAAGTCCATGTGCTTCTCGAGCACGACGACTTTCACTCCGCCGCGGGCGAGCAGCAGGCCGGCGACGATGCCGGCGGGGCCTCCGCCGCTGATGATGCAATCGACGTGCTCGCTGTCGTGTCGAGTGGGGTGCGTGCTGTCGGTGTCGGGCATGACGCTCTCCTCGGCTGGTATGCGCTGCGGCGCTTGGAACCGGCGGCGCCGTTGACTCTGCGGACGCTGGGGCTCGACGGACGCTGGGGTCCGGTGAGCTCTGAAGCACGGTGGGGCTGGTGCGCGGTGAGCACTGGAGCGCGGTGAGCGCCAGCGCGCGAAGGGCAGTAGGACTCGGTTCCCAGCCTAGACCTCGAATCGGCCGGCGGAAATGGGGTGCACGCGCTGGGCGGTCGGCCGACCGCCTCGGTGGCGGAGGCGATAACTGCTTCAATGTGCAGGAGTGCAGCCTTAGGGGTGGACGCTCACACTTTGAAGCAGTTGGTGTGGTGGCAGTTGGTGTGGTGGCAGTTGGTGTGGTGGCCCTCGGTCAGCGGGTCAGCGGGTCAGCGGGTCAGTGGGTCAGCGGGACGCCCCGCTGGCCCTCTTCTCCGTGACATCGAAGCGTTCGCGGTAGCGGCCGGTGAGCAGGCACCACTGCGAGTACATCGCGGTCGAGGAGTTGAACACGAGCAGCGTGAGCGGATAGAGCAGCCACTGCAGCCACATCATCACACGGCGCTCGCGCGGGACGTGGATGGGCCGGGGCGGCAGCAGCGCATTGAACACGACGACGGAGACGATGAGACCGATCATGCCGACCTGCTGAATGATGCCCACGGTCATCGGCATGCGCTCCACCACCGAGGTGGCCTGCCCGGTCTGCGTGGCCACGACGAAGGGGATCCAGCCGCCGATGGCGATGATGATCGAGATCGAGGCGAGGCTGACGTGCCCCTCAAGCAGGGAGAAGAACCGGAGCACTCCCGGCCAGAACGGCGCTCGGGCCCCAGGGCCGAAGACACGCACTCCGACGTAGGGAACGTCGGAGGCACCATACGACCAGCGGCTGAGTTGTTTGAACTGGGCGACCATCGTGGCCCTGAACGTCCCGGCCTGCACGGCGTCCTGGAAGATCGGGACATGGACGGGCACGACCCTGTAGTCGCCGTCGAAGTGGAACCAGCTGCGCCAGTACTGGTGACCGTCCTCGACGATAGTCCGCTTCGACCAGAAGCCCATCTCGACCAGAGCAGTCAGCGGCTGCGCGTGGGAGGCGAAGTTGCGCAGGGCGAGCCGCCGGACAGTGGTCGTGAGGTTCCAGAAGCAGTTCGCGCTGGCGACGACTCGCGATGGTGCAGGCACGTCCCAGATGTTCGTGATGTAGAGACTGATCGGCTGGAACGACAGTCGCTCCCGGTCCGGGGCGATCGCGTATTCGTAGGCGACAGCGTCGAAATAGGACTCGTGTGGGATGTTGTCGCAGTCGAGGCTGGTGACGATCACCCGGCGTGGGTCGATGGCCTCGTCACGGACCCATTCGGCCAGGCGATGTCCGGCGTACGTGATGTTCGCACCCTTGCCGGCGATCTCGTCGGGCAATCCGGCCGGATGTTCGACGAGGACGAAGGCCCTGAAGCGGTGGCCGTACTCGGCTTCGAGCCGCCGAGCCGTCTCGGCCATCGCCGGTCCTCCCCGTTCCTCATGGGCGAAGAAGACGAGGAGCTGTTCGGGCTTCGTCGACGTGTGCAGCAGGGTGCGGATGGTGTCGGCGATGACCGGATAGGGCTCGTTGTACGCGGCCACGACGACCGCGTGGAGCAGGGTCGATGGCCGCATGATCGAGCGTGGGTCGGCGTTGACTTTCGCAACGAGGGCGGCGTGGTCGGCGGCCCGGAACCCTCCCCGAGGATGTGCCAGGGAAGGGCGCCCGTCCAGGGCCCGCTCGAGGTCGGTCAGGCGCGCCGCCCAGTCGACGCGGGCGCTGCGGCGAAAGCGGACGAAGCCGCGAGCGACGTCGATCGCCCCGAGCATGGCGCGGACGAACATCAGCCCGACGATGGAGAGCACGTAGACCGCTCCGAGCATCGCGTCGACGAAGGGGAGGATGAATACGAGCCCGACCGCAGTGAAGCTGATCGCCGCCGGCAGGGCCTCGAAGAATCGATACAACCGGGTGCGTGGGCCCATCGGCAGTTCGAGGTCGGCGGGCGGTGGTGCCACCGACCCGAACGAGACGTCTCCTGTACCCGAGTTCCGAGCCCCGGGCGATGACGGTCGGAACGGGCGATGAAGTGGGTGGGCTGAGGGTGGTGATTCGACGGCGGTGACTGGTTCGCGGTTCGCTCTCACTCTCTCGATCCTGGGCGTCCCGGCTGGACAGCTGTTTGTGTGCAGATGCAGGTCAGGTGAATATTTCGTGCCGGCGACCGGGGCTCCAACATGTGCTGTGAATGGTCGCAGGCCAGGTGAACGCTCGGCACCCGAGGTAGAGTCGGTTCATGACATCTGCTGTCCGCCCCGCAGCCATCGCCGACGTCGCCGGAATGGCGCGAGTCCACGTCGACAGCTGGGAGGAGACCTACCGCGGACTCATGCCCGACGAACTCCTCGATTCTCCCGACCTCATCGATCGACGCCGACAGATGTGGACGCAGATTCTCGCCGAGGCGGCCCCGCAGAAATACGTCAGCGCCGTTGCCGAATCCGACGGTGACATCGTCGGCATCGCCATGTCCGGACCTCCGGAAACCGACGGAAGCGTCGAAGACCGGCACCTCTACGTTCTCTACGCCTATCGGTCCATGCAAGGCACGGGCGTCGGCCAGGACCTCCTCGATGCGGTCGTCGATCCGTCCGTGACGACTGCGCTGTGGGTTGCCGATCCGAATCCGCGCGCTCAGGCGTTCTATGCGAAGAACGGCTTCGTCGCCGACGGCACGGTCAAGACCGACGACTACGACGGGGTGCGCGAGGTGCGGATGGTGCGAGAGGCCCGGGCTGAGGATCGCGCCACCTGACGGCCTGTCAGATCCAGATGACCCGGTCCTGGCCGCTGAGTTTCCCACCGGCACCGAGGTGACCGAGCGTGAGTGCCCCATCCAACGGTCCGCCTACGGGCTCGACGATGGTGATGGTCGGATCCAGTCGTGCGGCTTCGGTGCGGAATCCCTCGACGAGGTGATCGCCCGCGGCCGCGACTCCCCCGGTGAGAGCGATGCGGGTCGCGGAGTTGGAAGTGGGAAAGGCCTCGGTGGCTACCGTTGACGAGTCAGTGTCAGTTCGCACGGAACGAGCTGCGGCGAGCGCGCTGCGGGCCGCTTCCTGACCAGCTTCGCGGAGCAGGTCGGCCGAGGCTGTGTCGCCGGCTCGAGCAGTCTCGCCGATGTCGATGGTGAATTCGGCAAGCAGTCCTGCCCGGTCATTGCGCGTATAGAACTGTCCCGGCCAGGAGGCCGGTGGTCCGAAGCGTCGGGTGGCTGCCTCGAGCAAAGCACGGCCGTGTTCGTCGACACCGTCATGTGTGCGCAGGGCGAGTTCGAGACCATGACGTCCCAGCCATGCTCCTCCCCCGCGGTCGCCGAAGAGGTGTCCCCAGCCATCGGCTCGTGCCCATTCGGCCGACCAGTGGCCGGCATCGTCCGGACCCGGATGGGCGATGGCGATCGCTCCGGTGCCGAGCACGGTGATCGCTCCTCCGGTCCCACCGAGGGCACCGAGGTGGGCGGTCACGGCATCGATGGCGGCGACGGCCGGCACTCCGAACTCGGAAGAGATTTCGGCGAGAATCTCGGCAGGATCCTCGGCAAGAGAAGCGATGCCGGACGCACCGATGCCGATGCCGCCCACCTCGGAGAAACGGTCCGGCCAGGTTTCATCCGCCGTTCTCACGAGGTCCCGGACGACATGCAGGACGGTACTGCCGCCCGGCCCGATCTCGATGCGCGGTCCGGCGATCTGGTCGACGATGCGTGGGACGAAGCCCGCGCCGTCAGCGATGCCCGGTCCGCCAACGGCACTGCCACGATGGTCAGCAGCATCGCCGACGTCACCAAGTGCGGCGCGGCTGCCGGTGCCGCCGATGTCGATGCCGAGGATCAGGCTCATGCGCCCACGGTACCCGGCCCAGGGTTGTCCTGACCGGAATCGTCCGACCCGGAGCCGGATCCAGCATCGGACGATGAGCCCGTCCGGACGAGCTCGGCGATCGCGGCCCTGACGGATCCGTCATGGGACTCCAGGGTCGAGGATGCCAGGGCGGGGGCCGCCTCGGTGAAGGAGACGACGATGGCGGTCTTGAGATCGCCGTCGCAGCGCTCGAGCAGGGCCCTGGCGTCGGCATCGGTGAGGTCCGCGGCCTCGCGAAGGATGCGCACGGTGCGTTCGCGCAGCTTCGCGTTCGTCGCAACGACCGAGACCATGAGGTTGTCCCAGGTCCGGCCGAGAGCGACCATGAGCGCGGTCGAGAACCCGTTGAGGGTGAGCTTCTGGGCGGTGCCGGCCTTGAGCCTGGTCGATCCGGTGATCACCTCGGGGCCGGTGTCGAGGACGATGTGGTCATCGGCCGTCTCGGCCAGAGAGGCGTGCGGGTTGTTCGAGATGAGCACGGCGTGAGCGCCGTTGGCCCGCGCCGCGTCGAGCGCCCCGCCGACGTACGGGGTCGACCCGCTCGCGGCGATGCCGATGGCCACATCGTCGGGTCCGAGCTCCGCACCGGCCGCGGATCCGTCGGCCCCGGAGTCCTCGGCGTTCTCCACCGCGTTGACCAATGCCGCCTGGCCGCCGGCGATGTGCCCGATGACCCGGCCCGGTTCGAGGTTGAACGTCGGTAAGAGTTCGCTCGCATCGAGGACGCCCAACCTCCCCGAGGTGCCTGCGCCGAAGTAGTGGACGCGGCCGCCTCGGCGCATGCGTTCTGCCGCGATGTCGACGAGTTCGGCCAGCTGCGGCAGGGCTGCGGCGACCGCGTCGATGACGGCGTGGTCCTCGGCGTTGAGGACTCGCAGCACCCCAAGGGTGTCGAGGTCGTCGAGTCCGGAGCTCGCCGGATTGCGCTGCTCGGTCGGTGAGAGTGGGCGCTGGGAGGAGGTCATGGACGGGGACTTCCTTCCGCCTCGGCGAGGATCGGGTCTTCGACGACCTTCGTCTTGTGGCGCAGACCGAGCAGGCCGCCGACGATGAAGGTGACGATGACGCCGAGCAGCGGGTACCACTGCCAGGCGACCCACACCTCACCGGTGACGTACTTCTCCATGACGAAGAAGAACGCGTTGACGGCCACGGCCAGGGCGAACGCGATGTTCGCATCCAGCGCCCGGGCCCGCTTGTTGACGATGCCGAAGACGAACGCCCCGAGCAGACCGCCGTACGTGATGCCCGCGATTCCGAGTGCGAGGATGACGATATTGCCGGAGTCGGACTCGAAGATCGTCGCCGGCAGGATGAACGCGATGCCCCAGCCGATCGTCGCCCAACGTCCGACCTTGAAGCCCTGTTCGTCGGTCATCGGCGTGCGCTTGAGTCTCGCGTAGACGTCGTTGACCGTCGACGACGACAGCGCCGACAGGGACGAGGACAGGGTCGACATCGCCGCGGCGAGGATACCGGCCAACAGCAGACCGGAGATACCGGCGGGCAGGCCCTCGATGATGAAGTGCGGGAAGATCTCGTCGTCACGGGTCAGGCCGAGATCGGCCGGCAGCGCGCGATCGTAGTAGGCCCACAGCGCCAGTCCGACGAGCAGGAAGATCGCGAACTGGACGACCACGACGAATCCGGAAGTGATGAGCGCCTTCTGCGCCTCGACCTTCGATCGGCAGGACAGGAGTCGCTGGACGATGAGCTGATCGGAACCGTGTGAGGCCATCGCGAACACCGCGCCACCGAGCAGGGAGGGGATGAACGAGTTCGCCGCGTTGATCGGATTGCCCTCGAAGACGAAGATGTTCGTCTTCCCGGCCTCGACCGCCTCGGCGAACCAGCCGCCTCCGACCGAGGCGGAGATGATGATGATCGCGAGGATCCCGCCGAGGACGTAGAGGATCATCTGTGCCACATCGACCCAGATGACGGCCTTGATGCCGCCGATGAACGTGTAGACGATCGTGACCAGGGAGAGGACGACGATGATGACGAAGTAGTTCGTGTGCACGCCGAGCCCGTCGAGGATGACCTTGAGCGGGATGGCCGCGGCGAGCACGCGGATGCCGTCGGCGAGCAGTCGGGTGAAGAGGAAGGTCACGCCGGCCGTGGTCTGCGTCGACTGGCCGAAGCGTTTGCCCAGGTAGGCATAGGCGGTGATCATCTCACCGTCGTAGTAGCGCGGCAGCATGAAGTAGGCGACGATGACGCGGCCGAGGATGTAGCCCAGCCCCAGCTGCAGGTAGTTGAGGTCGCCGAGGTAGCTCATGACGGGGATGCCGATGACGGTCAGAGCGCTCGTCTCGGTGGCGACGACGGACAGGCAGACGGCCCACCACGGCAGGTCGCGCCCGCCGAGGAAGTAGCCCTTGAGGCTGCTCTGCTTGCCGCTCAGTGCCAGTCCCAGCCACGCCGTTGCGACGAGATAGGCGATGATCACCAGGAGGTCGATGATCTGCATTGGTCTCTCCTTGTTGGGGGTGTGGAGTGTGTCGGGTTGATTTGGTCAGTCGTGGTCGGTGTGCCGGTGAGATCGCGCGGGCGGTGCCTGCCGCGGTTCAGTCGGTCAGTCTCAGCCGAGCGGGTCGTCGGTGGAGGGGTTCGGGCAGCCGCAGCGGTCCGTCACCGGGGGTGAACCGACCCGCGATGCGCGGTCCGATCGCTCCGGTCAGGCTGGGCTGTGTGCCGTCGAGCCCGTGCCAGCTCAGCCATCCGAGGAGTGCCATGAGCAGGGCTTCCTTGCTGCCTTCGGGCAGCCCGAAAGCAGCGTCCGTGCTCGTGAGGGTGACACCGTCACCCAATTCCTCGCCGAGGCGGCGCATCAGCTCCGGATTCCTCGTCCCACCTCCCGAGGCGATGACGGTGGTGACGTTGTGGTCTCGGACCGCCTCGGCGATGGTGCGCGCGGTCAGCGCGGTGACCGTGGCGATCTGATCATGCTCGCCGAGGTGGGGGTGGGCTTCGAGGAATGAGTCGAGGTAGGCGGCGTGGAAGAGTTCCTTGCCCGTCGATTTCGGGGCGGGGCGTGCGTAGAAGGGTTCGGTGAGGAGCGCGGCGAGCAGATCCTCGTCGACGGTGCCTGCAGCGGCGAGCGCACCGTCGCGGTCATAGCTCTGCCGGCCGTCGGTGATGCGGCGGGCGAGGATGTCGATGAGGGCGTTGGCCGGGCCTGTGTCGAAGGCAATGGGATCCTGGCCGGGAGTGATGACGGTGATGTTCGCGATTCCGCCGAGGTTGAGCACCGCGGTCGGAGCCTCGGCGTCGGAGAGCAGGAGGGAGTCGAGCAGCCCGACGAGCGGGGCGCCCTGTCCCCCAGCGGCGACGTCACGGGAACGGACGTCGGAGAGCACGGGCACGCCGAGTCGTTCTGCGATGAAGGCCGGCTGCCCGAGCTGGAGGGTCGACGTGACGTGTCCGTCGGTGATGTCGTGGCGGACCGTCTGACCGTGGCTGACGATGAGGTCGGGAGTCAGGTCGTGGTCGGCGCAGAGTTCGGACAGGGCGTCGGCGGAGAACCGTCCGAGTCGAGCGTCGACGCTGCTGACCAGCGACAACGGCAGCTCTGCCGGTTCGAGAAGGCGAAGGATGTCGGCGGAGAGCCGGTCGTCGAATGGGGTTTCGCGTTCGGCGAGGATCCGCACGGTCAGGGTGGTGGGGTCGGCGCCGACGAGGTCGAAGATGGGGGTGGGTTCCGTGTCGTTGACGGGGTCGGGCCGGAATTCGGCGATGACGAGGTCGAGGCCGTCGGCGGAGGTTCCGGTCATGAGTCCGGCGATGATCATGGCTGCGCTCCTCCTGTGTGGTCGGGAACGGCGGTGGGAGCGGTGCCGGTTGGGACGGTGTCGGTGGGAACGGCTTGGGCTGCGGCCGGGGCGGGGACGGTGAGTTCGGTGCGGACCTTGTAACGGTCGCCTCTGTAGACGGAGCGGACGAACTCGAAGGGGCGGTCATCGGCTCCGCGGGAGATGCGTTCGAACAGCAGCGCCGGTGACAGCTCTTCGACGCCGAGGTGCTTCGCCTCAGCGGCGTCGAGGAGGGTCGGTTCGATCGTCTGCACACTGTGGTTGAGACGGATGCCGAAGATCCGGCGCAGCAGTTCGTAGAAGGACTGGTCCTCGAGGTCGTCGGCGCTCAGCCCCGGCACGAGAACCGAGGGGACATGGAGTTCTTCGAGGGCGATCGGTTCGTCGTCGGCCAGGCGCAGGCGCAGGATCGCGATGACCTCGTCGCCTTCAGCGATGTGGAGTCGGCGAGCGACGTGCGCGCCCGCCTCGGCGGTGTCGAAGCTGAGGATATGGGACCCGGGACGCATTCCGCGGGCGAGCATGTCCTCGGTGAAGGAGCTCGCCGCAAGCGGTTGGTCGAGTTTCGGAC
Protein-coding regions in this window:
- a CDS encoding FAD-dependent oxidoreductase — encoded protein: MPDTDSTHPTRHDSEHVDCIISGGGPAGIVAGLLLARGGVKVVVLEKHMDFFRDFRGDTIHPSTLRLLDELGLYHEFARIAHRRVEGVTLTGRGGEDVLLADFTRLDLPHPFMTIAPQWDFLNLLAKAGEDEPNFDLRMGVEATSLIRDDDRVVGLRARNSTVAVPAASTAPSVTEAAPPPEDTDVHAGERTDSAFDASTPATVEFRAPLVIAADGRWSQARAEAGLSVRQLSSTIDVWWFRIDTEAVLPDSVAPRGGNGKVFVAIPRDGHVQIARLIPKGADERLRAEGIGALRDAVAETYPQLAADVGQVEFDDVKLLDVRRNEAKRWFTDGLLCIGDSAHAMSPLGGVGVNLAVQDGIAVARTLAEPLRAGSVRTAELRRLQLRRLPTTRAVELLQSGIHRMVEPAVHGHRPIRPPAPVEWLLTTFPALTRIPARILGVGITAEHAPDFARREEPTFEGTQ
- a CDS encoding sodium:solute symporter, translating into MQIIDLLVIIAYLVATAWLGLALSGKQSSLKGYFLGGRDLPWWAVCLSVVATETSALTVIGIPVMSYLGDLNYLQLGLGYILGRVIVAYFMLPRYYDGEMITAYAYLGKRFGQSTQTTAGVTFLFTRLLADGIRVLAAAIPLKVILDGLGVHTNYFVIIVVLSLVTIVYTFIGGIKAVIWVDVAQMILYVLGGILAIIIISASVGGGWFAEAVEAGKTNIFVFEGNPINAANSFIPSLLGGAVFAMASHGSDQLIVQRLLSCRSKVEAQKALITSGFVVVVQFAIFLLVGLALWAYYDRALPADLGLTRDDEIFPHFIIEGLPAGISGLLLAGILAAAMSTLSSSLSALSSSTVNDVYARLKRTPMTDEQGFKVGRWATIGWGIAFILPATIFESDSGNIVILALGIAGITYGGLLGAFVFGIVNKRARALDANIAFALAVAVNAFFFVMEKYVTGEVWVAWQWYPLLGVIVTFIVGGLLGLRHKTKVVEDPILAEAEGSPRP
- the murQ gene encoding N-acetylmuramic acid 6-phosphate etherase, whose translation is MTSSQRPLSPTEQRNPASSGLDDLDTLGVLRVLNAEDHAVIDAVAAALPQLAELVDIAAERMRRGGRVHYFGAGTSGRLGVLDASELLPTFNLEPGRVIGHIAGGQAALVNAVENAEDSGADGSAAGAELGPDDVAIGIAASGSTPYVGGALDAARANGAHAVLISNNPHASLAETADDHIVLDTGPEVITGSTRLKAGTAQKLTLNGFSTALMVALGRTWDNLMVSVVATNAKLRERTVRILREAADLTDADARALLERCDGDLKTAIVVSFTEAAPALASSTLESHDGSVRAAIAELVRTGSSSDAGSGSGSDDSGQDNPGPGTVGA
- a CDS encoding GNAT family N-acetyltransferase — its product is MTEILSLRPLLPTDEAELRTFHEQLRADDFEFLQAEGTWADIIATHEREAKGIDLPPGRVRAEFLVAEVDGRPVGRTSIRYELNDFLFTLGGHVGYAVAPEFRRRGYARQILSLSIERLRSAGVESVLVTCDETNTASASVIEQCGGVLEDVRENGDGPPKRRYWIGADSGFPQSASTANTSAAVTADP
- a CDS encoding anhydro-N-acetylmuramic acid kinase, translating into MIIAGLMTGTSADGLDLVIAEFRPDPVNDTEPTPIFDLVGADPTTLTVRILAERETPFDDRLSADILRLLEPAELPLSLVSSVDARLGRFSADALSELCADHDLTPDLIVSHGQTVRHDITDGHVTSTLQLGQPAFIAERLGVPVLSDVRSRDVAAGGQGAPLVGLLDSLLLSDAEAPTAVLNLGGIANITVITPGQDPIAFDTGPANALIDILARRITDGRQSYDRDGALAAAGTVDEDLLAALLTEPFYARPAPKSTGKELFHAAYLDSFLEAHPHLGEHDQIATVTALTARTIAEAVRDHNVTTVIASGGGTRNPELMRRLGEELGDGVTLTSTDAAFGLPEGSKEALLMALLGWLSWHGLDGTQPSLTGAIGPRIAGRFTPGDGPLRLPEPLHRRPARLRLTD
- a CDS encoding BadF/BadG/BcrA/BcrD ATPase family protein; the encoded protein is MSLILGIDIGGTGSRAALGDVGDAADHRGSAVGGPGIADGAGFVPRIVDQIAGPRIEIGPGGSTVLHVVRDLVRTADETWPDRFSEVGGIGIGASGIASLAEDPAEILAEISSEFGVPAVAAIDAVTAHLGALGGTGGAITVLGTGAIAIAHPGPDDAGHWSAEWARADGWGHLFGDRGGGAWLGRHGLELALRTHDGVDEHGRALLEAATRRFGPPASWPGQFYTRNDRAGLLAEFTIDIGETARAGDTASADLLREAGQEAARSALAAARSVRTDTDSSTVATEAFPTSNSATRIALTGGVAAAGDHLVEGFRTEAARLDPTITIVEPVGGPLDGALTLGHLGAGGKLSGQDRVIWI
- a CDS encoding GntR family transcriptional regulator, with the translated sequence MTKFHAIRDQLLDRLESMAAGEQFPPERQLAETLGISRMTLRRAIDELVAKGMVRRRHGTGVFALGPKLDQPLAASSFTEDMLARGMRPGSHILSFDTAEAGAHVARRLHIAEGDEVIAILRLRLADDEPIALEELHVPSVLVPGLSADDLEDQSFYELLRRIFGIRLNHSVQTIEPTLLDAAEAKHLGVEELSPALLFERISRGADDRPFEFVRSVYRGDRYKVRTELTVPAPAAAQAVPTDTVPTGTAPTAVPDHTGGAQP
- a CDS encoding GNAT family N-acetyltransferase; the encoded protein is MTSAVRPAAIADVAGMARVHVDSWEETYRGLMPDELLDSPDLIDRRRQMWTQILAEAAPQKYVSAVAESDGDIVGIAMSGPPETDGSVEDRHLYVLYAYRSMQGTGVGQDLLDAVVDPSVTTALWVADPNPRAQAFYAKNGFVADGTVKTDDYDGVREVRMVREARAEDRAT
- a CDS encoding PspC domain-containing protein, producing the protein MNSLFDSIRKLGFRRGPDRILSGIAGGLAEVTGINVWIMRLIVLASFLLPVLGIGAYLVAWILTPWQDESIPLQQIFGGRSLQ